One window of Saccharomyces kudriavzevii IFO 1802 strain IFO1802 genome assembly, chromosome: 10 genomic DNA carries:
- the MPS3 gene encoding Mps3p (similar to Saccharomyces cerevisiae MPS3 (YJL019W); ancestral locus Anc_5.165): MNHTNEYRREEVGAANEQFLYNKTVKSVYADALKDKMNREQTIGPHDIRKRSFADGSETDKCDVGKENDSTYEVFKKNLGAPIDHHDYDDDDYDDDDDDLYSEDDGYSDEDYTDEADKSFIEESDSNDYDLEGDSEFEENWEGPDGSRGLQWGKYIFYGAFFLILYFLGYFLITSMKNNEDDGPKFGATSSSGKSFANLQKQVNHLYSELSNRDEKQSSELDKTIKVIISQFEKNIKKLLPSNLVNFENDINSLTKQVQTISTSMSHLQRQNYGFTVENVTQWQDQLIKQLDSHLPQEIPVVIDNSSSLLIIPELHNYLSVLISDVIESPGIITTGGDKNPWEYDLNHYVKEILSNELQYIDKDYFIREMNTRLQSNKQEIWQEIANKLESQQQQHVQQDYSKAPQQYSSILMKRLINQIYNSNQHQWEDDLDFATYVQGTKLLNHLTSPTWKQGNGVQPIELLTDSKQSSSTYWQCENEPGCSWAVRFKTPLYLTKISYIHGRFTNNLHIMNSAPKVISLYVKLSQIKETKGLRSLAGQYGFGQPHKRDQNYINIAKFEYRLTDTRIRQQISLPPWFIQLKPLIRSIVFQVDENYGNQKFTSLRKFIINGVTPQDLQIIENNEFPVLLGDVPEYGVVQNNNKGKRKALPSTPPYASPSMISSRFHPASSVPSFGQDELDQ; this comes from the coding sequence ATGAATCACACAAATGAGTACAGGCGGGAAGAGGTAGGAGCGGCTAACGAACAATTCCTTTACAACAAGACAGTGAAGTCCGTCTACGCAGACGCACTGAAGGACAAGATGAATAGGGAGCAAACGATTGGTCCGCATGATATCAGGAAAAGATCATTTGCTGATGGCAGCGAAACGGACAAATGTGACGTgggtaaagaaaatgattcCACGTACGAGgtgttcaagaaaaatctaGGCGCTCCTATAGATCATCATGACtatgacgatgatgactacgacgacgacgacgacgatcTTTATTCTGAGGACGACGGATATAGCGATGAAGATTACACAGATGAGGCAGACAAGAGTTTCATAGAGGAAAGCGACTCAAACGACTACGACTTGGAAGGCGATTCAgagtttgaagaaaactggGAGGGGCCAGATGGATCTAGAGGGTTGCAATGGGGGAAGTATATCTTTTATGGGGCGTTTTTCCtaattctttattttcttggttattttttgatcacatccatgaaaaataatgaagacgACGGCCCTAAATTCGGTGCTACATCATCCTCAGGTAAATCATTCGCTAATCTGCAGAAACAGGTAAATCATTTGTACAGTGAATTGAGTAACCGGGACGAAAAACAAAGTTCCGAACTGGATAAAACGATAAAAGTCATCATCTCCCAATTCGAGaagaatatcaagaaaCTGTTACCTTCGAATCTGgtcaattttgaaaatgacattAATTCGCTGACGAAACAAGTCCAAACAATTTCTACCTCTATGAGTCACTTGCAGAGGCAAAATTATGGGTTCACTGTTGAAAACGTTACTCAATGGCAAGATCAATTAATTAAACAGCTGGACAGCCACCTCCCTCAAGAAATACCTGTAGTAATTGACAATTCCTCGTCGCTTCTAATTATCCCTGAATTACACAATTATTTGTCTGTGTTGATTTCTGATGTTATTGAGTCTCCGGGGATTATCACCACTGGCGGTGATAAAAACCCCTGGGAGTATGATTTGAATCACTATGTAAAGGAGATCCTCTCAAATGAATTACAGTACATTGATAAGGATTATTTTATTCGAGAAATGAACACAAGATTGCAGTCGAACAAACAAGAGATTTGGCAAGAAATCGCAAATAAATTAGAATcacagcaacagcagcatGTTCAACAAGACTATTCCAAGGCACCACAGCAATACTCGAgtattttgatgaaaagattaataaatcaaatttaCAATTCTAACCAACATCAATGGGAGGACGATTTAGATTTTGCCACTTATGTTCAAGGAACGAAATTATTGAACCATCTGACTTCACCGACCTGGAAGCAAGGCAATGGGGTGCAACCGATAGAGTTACTGACGGACTCCAAACAGAGCTCTTCAACCTACTGGCAATGCGAGAACGAACCAGGGTGTTCATGGGCCGTAAGATTCAAAACTCCTCTATATTTGACCAAAATCTCATACATACACGGCCGGTTTACCAACAACTTACATATAATGAACTCAGCACCAAAGGTGATTTCACTGTACGTAAAGCTGTCGCAGATCAAAGAGACCAAGGGATTGCGGTCCTTGGCAGGCCAGTACGGTTTCGGGCAGCCCCACAAGAGAGATCAAAACTACATCAATATTGCCAAGTTTGAGTACAGGTTGACAGATACCAGAATACGTCAGCAAATATCTTTACCACCATGGTTTATTCAATTAAAACCTCTTATACGCTCGATAGTCTTCCAAGTGGATGAAAATTATGGGAACCAGAAGTTCACGTCTTTgagaaaatttatcatcaaCGGTGTGACGCCCCAAGATTTGCAAATCATCGAAAACAACGAGTTCCCTGTTTTATTAGGGGACGTTCCCGAATATGGTGTCGTTcagaacaacaacaaaggTAAAAGGAAGGCTTTGCCGTCAACGCCCCCATACGCATCGCCATCTATGATTAGCTCCAGGTTCCATCCCGCTTCAAGCGTTCCATCGTTCGGGCAGGATGAACTAGATCAATAA
- the PET130 gene encoding Pet130p (similar to Saccharomyces cerevisiae PET130 (YJL023C); ancestral locus Anc_5.172): MRVHSMLLSQSVKSRLVVRPSTAIHRSDLFSNFMVTKDTMPISLNNLPRRDSVNSAKDLCVRNTTLSRFSNLQRKQEMKWDPVKYAASKLRGVISPIQAYITIGKKFSPHSLVYDSRFFQLYYFPEDHFMSCFRKSRPAVTVKSNKKFFLNGKILNKDQKYFNESRISKIDEVELSKIQTTVSRLTSRHRNNIPSEFAYLRRDLKTKVKMTFIKEWCRLNGDKAIWEYNGLKKFLSGTSPTVKGKSEKGLLDKSGRSTAGTAKDGYYLYIVKIFPDKDTLNEFKEDVSRSVQKVANLNWDKFLTPKKCPKGKSWVEAFNDSINVQTINRILEISKFPFELKREQLKN; this comes from the coding sequence ATGAGGGTACACTCTATGCTACTGTCACAAAGCGTTAAGAGCAGGCTGGTGGTCCGACCATCAACCGCTATACATAGAAGTgatctcttttcaaacttcATGGTAACAAAGGATACCATGCCCATTTCACTTAACAATCTTCCAAGAAGGGATTCAGTTAACTCAGCGAAGGACTTATGTGTTAGGAATACTACGCTAAGCAGGTTCTCTAATTTACagagaaaacaagaaatgaaaTGGGATCCAGTAAAATATGCTGCTAGTAAACTTCGGGGAGTAATTTCTCCCATCCAAGCATACATAAcaattggaaagaaattttcacCCCATTCATTGGTATACGATAgcagattttttcaactttattattttccagAAGATCATTTCATGTCTTGTTTTAGGAAAAGTAGACCCGCCGTAACAGTTAAATCCAATAAGAAGTTTTTTCTGAATGGTaagattttgaataaagaTCAAAAGTATTTCAATGAATCTAGAATATCGAAAATCGATGAAGTCGAATTAAGCAAAATTCAGACGACAGTGTCACGACTGACTTCTAGACATAGGAACAACATCCCCTCAGAATTTGCATACTTAAGACGggatttgaaaacaaaagtgAAAATGACGTTTATCAAAGAGTGGTGTAGACTAAATGGTGATAAGGCCATTTGGGAATACAACggtttgaagaaattcttgAGTGGTACTTCTCCCACCGTAAAAGGCAAATCAGAGAAAGGGTTATTGGACAAGTCTGGTAGAAGTACTGCTGGGACAGCAAAGGACGGCTACTATTTATACATTGTTAAGATATTTCCTGATAAAGACACCCTGAACGAGTTCAAGGAAGACGTCAGTAGGAGCGTTCAGAAAGTCGCCAACTTGAATTGGGATAAGTTCTTGACCCCCAAAAAGTGCCCGAAGGGCAAAAGTTGGGTAGAAGCCTTTAACGATAGTATAAACGTACAAACAATCAACAGGATACTAGAGATCAGCAAGTTTCCTTTTGAACTCAAAAGGGAACagttgaaaaactaa
- the RRN7 gene encoding Rrn7p (similar to Saccharomyces cerevisiae RRN7 (YJL025W); ancestral locus Anc_5.183): MSTFIRGPICGADNCPSRLWRIINGRRTCQYGHVMEGDVEFNDDEDDLTGLSAGVITRRLNLTTNATGSFQSSQLSNSQLLQQQQRRSHKKFKKLIGHDAKLLFLKSFQFILKRQTCCLIEDMQFPEEFDHVVKIIWLKILKTINDQPQEELRLRLHMTSTISILYLASTHLSLPVYTCDYIKWICSAKMPYFQASELLPKAWRTRLPNYYVSILEGSISPFDGQLYNKIALTCGTIQFNQSFNSEISCQGLLLKLVMQYTLPPQFYFFTKQMIEFEETDIQNLALWERTDERHTGAISNHAELRVISYFMLTIYWVLLCDMDRQYPLKWVLTLTDSLTFHTATRESIDRNIVSVVYPDKPTSNDYFRWSDDETLEFLNWMDKKFLPTQKKSLHNESGSDDMTIDQKIARRKLYKIFPLDSDTNDNGEAKDSDHRLTFIEELQERYAKQTPFLNNNKTLPFTTRQDANLPARKDAIHRLLTKIASQLSTDFAISEQQLKDCVFRIKKACIHRMN, translated from the coding sequence ATGTCCACTTTCATAAGGGGTCCCATCTGCGGTGCAGACAACTGTCCGTCACGGCTTTGGCGTATCATCAATGGGAGAAGAACCTGTCAATATGGCCATGTCATGGAAGGGGACGTGGAGTtcaatgacgatgaagacgatCTCACCGGTCTAAGCGCAGGTGTTATCACGAGACGTCTGAACCTCACCACTAACGCCACTGGTAGTTTCCAATCCAGCCAACTCTCAAATTCGCAATTGttgcagcagcagcaaagACGATCTCAtaagaaattcaagaaactcATCGGTCACGACGCCAAACTACTATTTCTCAAATCCTTCCAGTTTATCCTGAAAAGGCAGACCTGCTGCCTCATTGAAGACATGCAGTTCCCGGAGGAGTTCGACCACGTCGTGAAGATAATATGGCTGAAAATACTCAAGACAATCAACGATCAACCGCAAGAGGAGTTGAGACTCCGATTGCACATGACATCGACGATTTCCATCCTATACCTCGCATCCACACATCTGTCCCTACCAGTCTACACTTGTGATTATATCAAATGGATATGTAGCGCCAAGATGCCGTATTTCCAGGCAAGTGAACTACTGCCGAAAGCATGGCGAACCCGCCTGCCGAATTACTATGTCTCCATATTGGAAGGTTCGATTTCCCCCTTTGACGGCCAGTTGTACAACAAAATCGCTTTGACGTGTGGTACGATCCAATTCAACCAGTCTTTCAACTCTGAGATTTCATGCCAAGGTTTACTATTGAAACTGGTGATGCAATACACTCTCCCCCCACAGTTTTACTTTTTTACAAAGCAAATGATCGAATTCGAAGAGACCGATATTCAGAACCTGGCGCTATGGGAAAGGACGGACGAACGCCACACGGGAGCAATAAGCAATCACGCTGAACTCAGAGTCATTTCATATTTCATGCTCACAATATATTGGGTTCTTTTATGTGATATGGACCGTCAATATCCACTAAAATGGGTCCTCACACTCACGGATTCATTAACTTTTCATACAGCAACGAGAGAGTCTATTGACAGAAACATCGTTAGCGTGGTCTACCCAGATAAACCGACTTCTAATGACTACTTTCGGTGGTCTGATGACGAAACCCTAGAGTTCTTGAACTGGATGGACAAGAAGTTCTTGCCTACACAAAAAAAGTCTTTGCATAACGAAAGTGGTTCGGATGATATGACCattgatcaaaaaattgccaGAAGGAAATTGTACAAGATTTTCCCCTTGGACAGCGATACTAATGATAATGGTGAAGCCAAGGACTCAGATCATCGGTTGACCTTCATCGAAGAATTACAAGAAAGATACGCGAAACAAACGCCTTTTctcaacaacaataaaacATTGCCTTTCACTACCCGTCAAGATGCCAATCTACCGGCCAGAAAGGATGCCATCCATAGGCTTCTGACCAAAATTGCATCACAACTTTCAACGGACTTTGCCATATCTGAGCAACAACTGAAAGACTGTGTTTTTAGGATCAAAAAAGCTTGCATACATAGAATGAATTAA
- the BBC1 gene encoding Bbc1p (similar to Saccharomyces cerevisiae BBC1 (YJL020C); ancestral locus Anc_5.170), giving the protein MSEPEVPFKVVAQFPYKSDYEDDLNFEKDQEITITSVEDAEWYYGEYRDSSGDIVEGIFPKSFVAIQTSGSLKESESAATAAPTQQHTAAPPVKPETLSEPVFSESKKESAPPQPVPVPVPVSAPAPAQHDLPSNQERNVPMDSPKLKARLSMFNQDVSEQAPLPGSSHFNLENIPVKKTIVADAPKYYVPPGIPTNDTSNLERRRSMKENQKKTVPDPINRAQAESGEMETENEQLKKDQPQMSLKERIALLQEQQRLQAAREEEKLEKKAKHEQEHDGRVANEYKPSLETEETEETEDNQVEPLELRENAKTSLSDDEDTSDVEKEQILDEYAEDNENVRESQKNESSKGQVVEDIEAGHASEEEEENRKEEVEGRGEEKDEKDEKDEEEEEEEEEEDSEENRRAALRERMAKLSGAGRFGAPVGFNPFGMNSGVGSNVPEEHKKKQHKQREAEQLQELPHAIPVMPFVDPNSNPFFKPGPTEENPLSEHKTLDPHSAVKDEQKQDHGAHAYHDLAVGDSAYPEYSDSEEDTDDHEFEDATDGLKRHSVGQVSQKSNKAINTSLEREISPEAPPAPHHTTEPPSDTVNVQQQRTAADVPPVSPPRPGATRNESIKSSSKAIPEQHRRMSENEHHGPLSTKPSALSETDSNIPISVPQAPILSQESDIGKKLPFRSAPPLPPAPSVRSTPPVPPAPPAPPAVPKHEELEEDIDIPTPSGPPPPPVPEEYLPELKAAPPLPHAPPVPQATPEFKAETSITHGASTHTGPLPPPLPPHITASLPSVPGVKSLAPALVPPRVEREPPALPPNVPLSTDRSTEPFPQSKPTPKMASMKRSTTHDLGEMSSNVKVEFNPKERWWINKTAPSAISNLKLKFLMEIDDHVISKRLHQKWVVRDFYFLFENYSQLRFSLIFDSANPEKTVTTLQERFPSPIEAQSGHILDEYAQRFNAKIVEKSHSLINSHIGAKSFVPQIVSEFKKEIIQPIGLRTFGATILSYKPEDGNEQLVKNLQKIRPGDILVIRKAKFEAHKKIGKNEVISVGMDATTPYSSVVTDYDFTKNKFRVIENQEGKIIQNSYKLSHMRCGKLKVFRVVARECLGW; this is encoded by the coding sequence ATGAGTGAACCCGAGGTGCCCTTCAAAGTGGTGGCGCAGTTCCCTTACAAGTCCGATTACGAGGACGATTTGAACTTTGAGAAAGACCAGGAGATCACTATTACTTCTGTTGAAGACGCAGAATGGTATTACGGTGAGTACCGGGATTCCAGTGGCGACATTGTCGAGGGTATCTTTCCTAAAAGTTTTGTTGCTATTCAAACGTCTGGCAGTCTAAAGGAAAGTGAATCGGCCGCGACTGCAGCACCTACCCAGCAACATACCGCAGCTCCTCCTGTAAAACCAGAGACCCTTTCAGAGCCTGTCTTTTCTGAAtctaaaaaagaaagtgcCCCCCCACAACCAGTACCAGTGCCGGTGCCAGTGTCAGCACCGGCACCGGCTCAGCATGATTTGCCTAGCAACCAAGAAAGAAACGTTCCCATGGATTCTCCAAAATTGAAGGCCCGCCTGTCCATGTTCAATCAAGATGTATCAGAGCAGGCTCCCCTACCAGGATCGAGCCATTTTAATTTGGAGAATATACCTGTGAAGAAGACCATTGTGGCGGATGCTCCTAAATACTATGTACCCCCTGGAATTCCAACTAATGATACCAGCAAtctggaaagaagaaggtctatgaaggaaaatcaaaaaaagactGTTCCTGACCCAATTAATCGTGCACAAGCGGAAAGTGGAGAAATggaaactgaaaatgagCAGTTGAAAAAGGACCAACCTCAGATGAGTCTAAAAGAGAGAATTGCCCTTCTGCAGGAACAGCAAAGATTGCAAGCGgcaagagaagaagaaaagttggaaaaaaaagctaagCATGAACAAGAGCACGATGGCAGAGTTGCTAATGAGTACAAACCCAGTTTAGAAACtgaagaaactgaagaaaCTGAGGACAATCAAGTAGAGCCGCTGGAACTCAGAGAGAATGCTAAGACCTCGCTCAGTGACGACGAAGATACGAGCGACGTAGAGAAAGAACAGATTTTAGATGAATACGCTGAGGACAACGAGAATGTGCGGGAGTCACAGAAGAACGAATCAAGCAAGGGACAGGTTGTCGAGGACATAGAGGCAGGTCACGCAagtgaagaggaagaagaaaatagaaaagaagaagtagaagGGAgaggagaagaaaaagatgaaaaagatgaaaaagatgaagaagaagaagaagaagaagaagaggaagatagTGAGGAAAATCGCAGAGCAGCCTTGAGAGAAAGAATGGCTAAACTTTCAGGTGCTGGCAGATTTGGGGCTCCTGTCGGCTTCAATCCATTTGGTATGAATTCTGGGGTCGGCAGTAACGTACCAGAAGAGcacaagaaaaaacaacacAAACAGAGGGAAGCTGAGCAATTGCAAGAACTTCCTCATGCAATACCTGTTATGCCATTTGTGGACCCAAACTCTAATCCCTTTTTCAAACCAGGTCCGACAGAAGAAAACCCATTGTCTGAACATAAAACGCTGGACCCTCATTCCGCTGTGAAGGACGAACAGAAGCAAGACCATGGTGCACACGCCTATCACGATTTAGCTGTTGGTGACAGTGCATATCCGGAGTACAGTGACTCAGAGGAAGACACTGATGATCACGAATTTGAGGATGCGACCGACGGGCTGAAAAGACATTCGGTGGGACAGGTTTCCCAGAAAAGTAATAAAGCAATCAACACATCTTTGGAGAGAGAAATTAGCCCTGAAGCTCCACCAGCCCCCCATCATACTACGGAGCCCCCATCTGACACTGTGAATGTTCAGCAACAAAGAACCGCTGCAGATGTTCCACCAGTATCTCCGCCAAGACCGGGCGCTACTCGCAACGAGTCAATAAAATCTTCCAGTAAGGCTATTCCAGAGCAACATAGGAGAATGTCTGAAAACGAGCACCATGGTCCGCTTTCAACCAAACCATCTGCGTTAAGTGAAACTGATTCAAATATCCCCATATCTGTCCCACAAGCACCAATTTTGAGCCAGGAATCTGATATTGGGAAAAAACTACCATTCCGTTCAGCGCCCCCACTCCCCCCAGCGCCATCCGTGCGTTCAACCCCCCCTGTACCTCCAGCACCTCCAGCACCTCCAGCAGTACCTAAACACGAAGAATTGGAGGAGGACATCGATATTCCCACACCGTCGGGTCCTCCTCCCCCACCTGTACCTGAAGAGTATCTTCCGGAACTGAAGGCAGCTCCCCCGCTTCCACATGCACCACCAGTCCCACAGGCGACCCCTGAATTTAAGGCTGAGACATCAATAACACATGGAGCTTCAACGCACACGGGTCCTCTGCCACCACCACTACCTCCACACATTACGGCTTCTTTACCTTCGGTACCGGGTGTAAAATCACTCGCACCAGCTCTGGTGCCACCTCGCGTAGAAAGAGAGCCACCAGCTTTACCTCCCAATGTACCTTTATCAACGGATCGCAGCACAGAACCTTTCCCTCAGTCTAAACCTACACCAAAAATGGCCTCTATGAAAAGGTCAACGACACATGATCTAGGTGAAATGTCCAGTAATGTCAAAGTTGAGTTTAATCCCAAAGAAAGATGGTGGATTAACAAAACGGCACCTTCTGCCATAAGCAACTTGAAGTTGAAATTCTTGATGGAAATCGATGATCATGTCATTTCGAAAAGGTTACATCAAAAATGGGTGGTCAGagatttttatttcctgTTTGAGAACTACTCACAATTGAGATTCTCGTTGATTTTCGACAGTGCGAACCCAGAGAAAACAGTAACAACTCTCCAAGAGCGCTTTCCATCACCGATCGAGGCACAATCAGGACATATTCTAGATGAATATGCTCAAAGGTTCAATGCAAAGATTGTAGAGAAATCACATTCGTTGATAAATTCACATATCGGTGCTAAAAGCTTTGTACCACAAATCGTTTCcgaattcaaaaaggagATTATACAACCTATAGGACTAAGGACATTTGGTGCAACTATACTAAGCTATAAACCTGAAGATGGAAACGAACAACTGGTGAAGAACTTACAAAAGATTAGACCAGGTGACATACTTGTAATTAGAAAGGCCAAGTTTGAAGcacataaaaaaattgggaaGAATGAAGTCATCAGCGTTGGAATGGATGCTACCACACCGTATTCGAGCGTTGTAACTGATTATGATTTCACCAAGAACAAGTTCAGAgttattgaaaatcaagagGGAAAAATCATCCAAAATAGTTACAAACTGAGCCATATGAGATGTGGGAAGTTGAAGGTTTTTAGAGTTGTTGCAAGGGAATGCTTAGGATGGtaa
- the RNR2 gene encoding ribonucleotide-diphosphate reductase subunit RNR2 (similar to Saccharomyces cerevisiae RNR4 (YGR180C) and RNR2 (YJL026W); ancestral locus Anc_5.179) gives MPKETPSKAAANALSDLEIKDSKSNLNQELETMREENKAKLDALKEKFSKDAENHKAYLKSHQVHRHKLKEMEQEEPLLNEDKERTVLFPIKYHEIWQAYKRAEASFWTAEEIDLSKDIHDWNNRMNENERFFISRVLAFFAASDGIVNENLVENFSTEVQIPEAKSFYGFQIMIENIHSETYSLLIDTYIKDPKESEFLFNAIHTIPEIGEKAEWALRWIQDADALFGERLVAFASIEGVFFSGSFASIFWLKKRGMMPGLTFSNELICRDEGLHTDFACLLFAHLKNKPDPAIVEKIVTEAVEIEQRYFLDALPVALLGMNADLMNQYVEFVADRLLVAFGNKKFYNVENPFDFMENISLAGKTNFFEKRVSDYQKAGVMSKSTNQEAGAFTFNEDF, from the coding sequence ATGCCTAAAGAGACCCCATCCAAAGCTGCTGCCAATGCATTGTCCGACttggaaatcaaagattCCAAGTCTAACCTCAACCAGGAATTGGAAACGATGAGAGAGGAAAACAAGGCAAAGTTAGACGCGCTCAAGGAGAAATTCAGCAAGGACGCTGAAAACCACAAGGCTTACTTGAAGTCGCACCAAGTGCACCGCCACAAGCTGAAGGAGATGGAACAGGAAGAACCCTTGTTGAACGAGGACAAGGAGAGAACTGTTCTTTTCCCCATCAAGTACCATGAAATCTGGCAGGCTTACAAGCGTGCCGAAGCTTCCTTCTGGACCGCTGAAGAAATCGATTTGTCTAAAGATATCCATGACTGGAACAACAGAATGAACGAAAACGAGAGATTCTTCATTTCTAGAGTTCTTGCCTTTTTCGCCGCTTCCGACGGTATTGTGAATGAAAACTTGGTTGAGAACTTCTCCACTGAAGTCCAAATCCCAGAAGCAAAGAGTTTCTACGGTTTCCAAATCATGATTGAGAATATCCACTCCGAAACCTACTCCTTGTTGATCGACACCTACATCAAGGACCCCAAGGAAAGTGAGTTCTTGTTCAATGCCATCCACACCATCCCAGAAATCGGGGAGAAGGCTGAATGGGCTCTAAGATGGATCCAGGATGCTGACGCCTTGTTTGGTGAAAGACTAGTCGCCTTTGCCTCCATTGAAGGTGTCTTCTTCTCCGGTTCCTTCGCCTCCATTTTCtggttgaagaagagaggTATGATGCCCGGTTTGACCTTCTCCAACGAGCTGATCTGCAGAGACGAAGGTTTGCACACTGACTTTGCGTGCTTGTTGTTCGcccatttgaagaacaaaccAGACCCAGccattgttgaaaaaattgtcacCGAGGCCGTCGAAATCGAACAAAGATACTTCTTGGACGCCTTACCAGTTGCCTTGCTGGGTATGAACGCCGACTTGATGAACCAGTACGTCGAGTTCGTCGCCGACAGACTATTGGTCGCCTTCGGTAACAAGAAATTCTACAACGTCGAAAACCCATTCGACTTTATGGAGAACATCTCCCTGGCCGGTAAGACCAACTTCTTCGAAAAGAGAGTCTCTGACTACCAGAAGGCTGGTGTCATGTCCAAGTCTACAAACCAAGAAGCCGGTGCTTTCACCTTCAACGAAGACTTTTAA
- the APS3 gene encoding Aps3p (similar to Saccharomyces cerevisiae APS3 (YJL024C); ancestral locus Anc_5.187), with product MIHAVLIFNKKCQPRLVKFYTPVDLPKQKLLLEQVYELISQRNSDFQSSFLVTPPSLLLSNENNRSEVNNEDIQIIYKNYATLYFTFIVDDQESELAILDLIQTFVESLDRCFTEVNELDLIFNWQTLESVLEEIVQGGMVIETNVNRIVASVDELNKASESTDSKIGRLSSTGFGSALQAFAQGGFAQWATGQ from the exons ATGATCCATGCTGTTTTAATAT TCAATAAGAAATGCCAACCTAGATTAGTGAAATTTTATACGCCCGTCGATCTCCCTAAGCAGAAATTGCTATTGGAACAAGTATATGAATTGATCTCCCAAAGAAATAGCGATTTCCAAAGCTCGTTTTTAGTCACACCACCATCGCTTTTGCTGagcaatgaaaataatagaaGCGAGgtaaataatgaagatattCAAATTATATACAAGAACTATGCCACATTATATTTCACTTTCATCGTGGATGACCAAGAATCAGAGCTGGCCATATTAGATCTGATCCAAACTTTTGTAGAATCCTTAGACCGTTGTTTTACTGAGGTTAACGAACTTGATTTAATTTTCAACTGGCAAACTTTAGAAAGTgtattggaagaaattgtACAAGGAGGCATGGTCATAGAAACAAATGTAAACAGGATAGTTGCTTCCGTTGACGAACTAAACAAGGCTTCTGAGTCCACTGATAGTAAAATAGGACGATTGTCGTCTACTGGGTTCGGGAGCGCCCTGCAAGCATTTGCTCAAGGTGGATTTGCTCAATGGGCCACTGggcaataa